The sequence AGCAGTGCGACACCTCCAGGCCAGGGATCGATGCGGGTCCACGGCACCTGGAAAATCGTGCCCATCGACACCCGGATGGCACGGCGGTAGAGCGGATCGGCACATCGAGGCGTCACCAGCACGCTGTCCACGCCCAGGGCAGCCGCCGACCGCACCACGGCACCCACGTTCGTATGGTCGACGATGTCCTCGAGCACGGCGACCCGCCGAGCACCGGCGAGCACGTCGGCCACCGGCGGCAGCACGGGGCGGTGCATCGCCGCGAGCGCACCCCGGTGCAGGTGGAAGCCGGTGATCGAGTGCAGCAGGTCCTCCTCGGCGAGGTAGACCGGGACGTCGCCGTACTCCCCCGCGCCCACCTCGCGAAGCAGCTCATCGAGGTCGGGCAGCCATTTGGGGGCCATCAGGAAGGAGCGGGGCCGATGTCCGGCGGCCACCGCCCGGCGGATCACCGTGGAGCTCTCCGCCATGAACAGACCGCGCTCGACCTCCAGCGTGCGGCGCAGCGCCACGTCGGTCATCCGGGTGTAGTCGGTGAGCTCGGTGGCGTCCGGGGAGTCCAGGGTAAGGATCGGCACCCGGTGAGGTTACCGGGTGATCAGCCAACGCCTGGCCGGCCGGTACCCGGCAGCCCGGTCCGCCGCGGCGAACTCGATCGCGTTCTCGTAGTGGCGCACCACCTGGGCGTTCACCGCGTCCCAGGTGCGCCCCGCCGTCGCCTCCCGGGCGCGCATCCCCATCGCGCCGCGGGTCAGCGGGTCCGCCGCCAGTGCCCGCACATGGGCGCGCAGCGCCCGCAGGTCCCCGGGCGGGTACAGGTAGCCGGTGCTGCCGTGGTCCACCAGGTCGATCGGCCCGCCGCGCGCCGGTGCCACCACCGGCACTGCGCTAGCGTGCGCCTCCTGGACGGTCTGGGCGAAGGTGTCCATCTCACCGGTGTGCACGAACACGTCCAGGCTGGCCATCGCCCGGGACAGGTCGGTTCCGCCGAGGTGACCGGCGAACAGTGCATCGGGCAGACGCCGAGCAAGCCGGGCCCGCTGCGGCCCGTCCCCGACGATGACCAGCCGGACGCCGGGCAGGTCGCCCAGCACGGCCAGGTCCTCCACCTGTTTTTCCCGGGCCAGCCGGCCGACATAACCGACCAGCACCTCACCACCGGGACCGAGCTCGGCGTGCAGCGCCTCGCTGCGGTGGGTGGGCGAGAACCGGTCCCGGTCCACCCCGTGCGGCCAGACCGCCACCCGGTGCACTCCGCGGTCGACGAGCTGCCCGCAGGCGTAGCTGGACGGTGCCAGGGACAGGGTGGCGCTCTTGTGGATGTCCTCGATCCGGCGCCAGAGCAGCGGTTCGATCTGGCGCACCTTGTATCGCTTGGCGTAGGTGGGCACCTCGGTCTGGTAGACCGCGACCGAGGGCAGGCCGAGGGCCTGGGCTGCCCCGATCGCCTGCCAGCCGAGCATGAACGGTGCCGCCAGGTGCAGCACGTCCGGCGCGAAGCAGCGCAGGTGC is a genomic window of Ruania zhangjianzhongii containing:
- a CDS encoding glycosyltransferase family 4 protein, translated to MRIAVVAESFLPQANGVTVTLLRLLEYLRERGDDVLVLAPAPGRGQDAVTHYAGADVRRYRAVSLPGYSEMRVSNPRVRTLEEHLRCFAPDVLHLAAPFMLGWQAIGAAQALGLPSVAVYQTEVPTYAKRYKVRQIEPLLWRRIEDIHKSATLSLAPSSYACGQLVDRGVHRVAVWPHGVDRDRFSPTHRSEALHAELGPGGEVLVGYVGRLAREKQVEDLAVLGDLPGVRLVIVGDGPQRARLARRLPDALFAGHLGGTDLSRAMASLDVFVHTGEMDTFAQTVQEAHASAVPVVAPARGGPIDLVDHGSTGYLYPPGDLRALRAHVRALAADPLTRGAMGMRAREATAGRTWDAVNAQVVRHYENAIEFAAADRAAGYRPARRWLITR
- a CDS encoding TrmH family RNA methyltransferase, with product MTDVALRRTLEVERGLFMAESSTVIRRAVAAGHRPRSFLMAPKWLPDLDELLREVGAGEYGDVPVYLAEEDLLHSITGFHLHRGALAAMHRPVLPPVADVLAGARRVAVLEDIVDHTNVGAVVRSAAALGVDSVLVTPRCADPLYRRAIRVSMGTIFQVPWTRIDPWPGGVALLQEAGFVVAGMTLADGAITLDELAEQNHPRLALVFGAEGDGLSRRTSAVVDVHVRIPMAGGVDSLNVAASSAVAFYATRSWPHAQGDRR